The Hymenobacter oligotrophus genome has a window encoding:
- the lpxA gene encoding acyl-ACP--UDP-N-acetylglucosamine O-acyltransferase produces MNQPLAYIHPDARIAQNVVVEPFATIAQDVEIGEGTWIGPNATIMSGARIGKNVKIFPGAVISAIPQDLKFAGEKTTVHIGDNTVIRECVTINRGTVDRMKTVVGSNCLLQAYVHIAHDCVVGDNCILSNTTQLAGHVVIGDWAILGGTSAVHQFVHIGQHAFIGGGSLVRKDVPPFIKVGREPLTYAGVNSVGLRRRGFSEEAILQIQQCFRLLFMSGLNTSDALDKIELELLPSPERDEVVNFVRNSSRGIIKGYSRNGNSAD; encoded by the coding sequence ATGAACCAACCGCTCGCCTATATTCACCCCGACGCGCGCATTGCGCAAAACGTGGTGGTCGAACCGTTTGCCACCATCGCGCAAGACGTTGAAATTGGGGAAGGCACCTGGATCGGACCCAACGCAACGATCATGTCGGGGGCGCGCATCGGCAAAAACGTTAAGATTTTTCCGGGCGCCGTTATCTCGGCCATTCCGCAGGACCTCAAGTTCGCAGGCGAGAAAACCACCGTGCACATCGGCGACAATACCGTGATTCGGGAATGCGTAACGATTAACCGCGGCACCGTAGACCGGATGAAAACCGTGGTGGGTAGCAACTGCCTGCTGCAAGCCTACGTGCACATTGCGCACGACTGCGTGGTGGGCGATAATTGCATTCTTTCGAACACCACACAGCTGGCCGGCCACGTGGTAATCGGCGACTGGGCCATTTTGGGTGGTACCTCGGCCGTGCACCAGTTCGTGCACATCGGGCAGCATGCGTTTATCGGCGGCGGCTCGTTGGTGCGCAAAGACGTGCCCCCGTTCATTAAGGTGGGCCGCGAGCCGCTCACTTACGCCGGTGTAAACTCGGTTGGCCTGCGCCGCCGCGGCTTTAGCGAAGAGGCCATTCTGCAAATTCAGCAGTGCTTCCGCCTACTGTTCATGAGCGGCCTGAACACCAGCGACGCCCTCGACAAGATTGAGTTGGAGCTGCTGCCCTCGCCCGAACGCGACGAGGTGGTAAACTTCGTGCGCAACTCAAGCCGCGGCATCATCAAGGGCTATTCGCGCAACGGCAACAGTGCAGATTGA
- a CDS encoding ABC transporter ATP-binding protein has protein sequence MQIEAIGLGKRFGRDWIFRELTHTFASGTATALLGPNGAGKSTLLQVLAAYTLPSAGELRFTLQGRPVPADEVARHLGLCAPYLELIEELTLAELVQFHTRFRPLRAGLSHAQLIELMQLPHARHKLVRDFSSGMKQRVKLALALYAAAPLLLLDEPTTNLDRAGIAWYHEHVAATTPGRLVLVSSNVEEEYAFCQARLHVTDFAPRR, from the coding sequence GTGCAGATTGAGGCCATCGGGCTGGGCAAGCGCTTCGGCCGCGACTGGATTTTTCGCGAGCTGACGCACACGTTCGCCTCGGGCACGGCCACTGCGTTGCTGGGCCCCAACGGCGCCGGCAAAAGCACGCTGCTGCAGGTATTGGCTGCCTACACGTTGCCTTCGGCCGGTGAGCTGCGCTTTACGCTGCAGGGCCGGCCGGTGCCGGCCGATGAGGTAGCCCGCCACCTAGGGCTGTGCGCCCCCTACCTCGAGCTGATTGAGGAGCTGACGCTGGCCGAGCTGGTGCAGTTTCACACCCGGTTTCGGCCGCTGCGCGCGGGCTTGTCGCACGCGCAGCTCATCGAGCTAATGCAATTGCCGCACGCCCGGCACAAGCTGGTGCGCGACTTTTCGTCGGGCATGAAGCAACGCGTAAAACTGGCCTTGGCCTTGTACGCCGCCGCGCCCCTGCTGCTGCTCGACGAGCCCACCACCAACCTCGACCGGGCTGGCATTGCGTGGTACCACGAGCACGTGGCCGCTACCACGCCGGGCCGCCTGGTGCTGGTAAGCTCGAATGTGGAGGAGGAATACGCCTTTTGCCAAGCGCGGCTGCACGTAACCGACTTTGCCCCGCGTCGGTAG
- a CDS encoding DUF4197 domain-containing protein, with product MRFVVLAAGLALGATSAAEAQLIKLPKIGGTTIQLPKPATTTAAGKIGGVSQEEAALGLKEALTQGISKGADQASKQDGFYLNKLIRIPFPQDAQRVATTMRRLGLGTEVDRFELALNRGAEQAATSAKPIFVTAIRSLTFRDVWNILSGEKDAATQYLKRTTTPQLLTAFAPIMQQALDQTNATRYYSTLVTRYNKIPMVQPVNPNLNEYATGKAIDGLFMLIAQEEANIRENPVARTTELLRRVFGSKRG from the coding sequence ATGCGTTTTGTTGTTTTGGCGGCCGGCCTGGCCCTAGGCGCCACCTCGGCGGCCGAGGCGCAGCTGATTAAGCTGCCCAAAATCGGCGGCACCACCATTCAGCTACCCAAACCAGCTACTACTACCGCGGCCGGCAAAATCGGTGGGGTGTCGCAGGAGGAAGCAGCCCTAGGTCTCAAAGAAGCACTAACCCAAGGCATCAGCAAAGGAGCCGACCAAGCCTCGAAGCAGGACGGCTTTTACCTAAACAAGCTGATTCGGATTCCCTTTCCGCAGGACGCGCAGCGCGTGGCTACTACTATGCGCCGCCTGGGCCTAGGTACCGAGGTCGACCGCTTTGAGTTGGCCTTGAACCGCGGCGCCGAGCAAGCCGCTACCAGCGCCAAGCCCATCTTCGTTACGGCCATCCGCAGCCTCACATTCCGGGATGTGTGGAACATTCTGTCGGGCGAGAAGGACGCTGCCACTCAGTACCTCAAGCGTACCACCACCCCGCAGCTGCTCACGGCGTTTGCGCCCATCATGCAGCAGGCCCTCGACCAAACCAACGCCACGCGCTACTACTCAACGCTCGTAACGCGCTACAACAAAATCCCGATGGTGCAGCCCGTCAACCCGAACCTCAACGAATACGCCACCGGCAAAGCCATCGACGGCTTGTTCATGCTCATCGCGCAGGAAGAAGCCAACATCCGCGAAAACCCCGTGGCCCGCACCACCGAGCTCCTCCGGCGCGTGTTTGGCAGCAAGCGGGGCTAG
- a CDS encoding DUF4197 domain-containing protein — MSAFRFSLMVLAGALLAAPAASAQTKTTTTKKTTTAKKPAAKTTAKPAATKTTVKAATTAKAPVAPAPAPLTAEEATAGVREALGLSITRGLEAGGQADGFNTNPDVRLGFPPEAELVATTLRGLRMGAVIDKFEVLLNRSAESVAANPQTATIYSNALQRLAIADALALVNSREGRIASQQLKQQTAAQVQEELKPLVAAALEQTGAKQLYGELMLRYKKVPLVTPISTDLTTYATGQISAGIYTLIADEESRIRLNASARPTATLQRVFGSR; from the coding sequence ATGTCTGCATTTCGCTTCTCCCTGATGGTGTTGGCCGGTGCGCTGTTGGCCGCTCCCGCTGCCTCGGCCCAAACCAAAACCACGACCACCAAGAAAACCACCACTGCCAAAAAGCCCGCGGCAAAAACCACTGCCAAGCCCGCTGCCACCAAAACCACGGTGAAGGCCGCTACCACCGCCAAAGCCCCAGTTGCCCCGGCACCAGCCCCGCTCACGGCGGAGGAAGCCACGGCCGGCGTGCGCGAGGCGCTCGGCCTGAGCATTACGCGCGGCCTCGAGGCCGGCGGGCAGGCCGATGGCTTCAACACTAACCCCGATGTGCGACTGGGCTTTCCGCCCGAAGCCGAGCTGGTGGCAACCACGCTGCGCGGCCTGCGCATGGGAGCCGTTATCGACAAATTTGAGGTGTTGCTGAACCGTAGCGCCGAGAGCGTAGCGGCCAATCCCCAAACGGCTACCATTTACAGCAATGCGCTTCAACGCCTGGCCATTGCCGATGCGCTTGCCCTCGTGAACTCGCGCGAAGGACGAATTGCCTCGCAGCAACTCAAGCAGCAAACCGCCGCGCAGGTGCAGGAAGAGCTGAAGCCGTTGGTGGCCGCCGCCCTGGAGCAAACGGGTGCCAAGCAGCTCTACGGCGAACTAATGCTGCGCTACAAGAAAGTGCCGCTGGTAACGCCCATTAGCACCGACCTGACCACTTACGCCACCGGCCAAATTAGCGCGGGCATCTACACGCTTATCGCCGACGAAGAAAGCCGCATCCGCCTGAACGCCTCGGCTCGCCCCACCGCCACGCTGCAGCGCGTGTTCGGCTCGCGCTAG
- a CDS encoding competence/damage-inducible protein A produces the protein MSQIPAVEIITIGDELLYGQVIDTNSAWMGQELGKIGLRIRQISSVSDKAEEIVRALDEARQRAQVVLMTGGLGPTKDDLTKHVLARYFGSELELYEPSLRDVEAIFARFNRPMLEVNRQQAYLPKACTPLRNTVGTAPGMWFDDGGVVFVSMPGVPFEMKHLMTTHVLPKLQEYFRVPPIEHAVLQTIGQGESFLAEQIAEWEAQLPANMKLAYLPYLGGVRLRLTATDDGQPNLRERLEAQLPPLRALIGPYLFAEGEVPLEAALGTLLKERGLTIGTAESCTGGAIAHKLTGVAGSSEYFMGSVVAYANTVKVRQLGVEPATLEAHGAVSEETVRQMAEGARRHLGVDVAVATSGIAGPGGGSEEKPVGTFWLAYADAHQTVARKITFNRGRQLNIEFITTAALNLVRQHLPAVG, from the coding sequence ATGTCCCAAATTCCTGCCGTCGAAATCATCACCATTGGCGACGAGTTGCTCTACGGCCAAGTAATCGATACCAACTCGGCCTGGATGGGCCAGGAGTTAGGCAAGATTGGCTTGCGCATCCGCCAGATCAGCTCGGTTTCCGATAAGGCCGAAGAAATTGTGCGGGCCCTCGACGAGGCCCGCCAACGCGCCCAGGTAGTGCTGATGACCGGCGGCCTAGGTCCCACGAAAGACGATTTGACCAAGCACGTACTGGCCCGGTACTTCGGCAGCGAGTTGGAGCTGTACGAGCCTTCGCTGCGCGACGTAGAGGCCATTTTTGCCCGCTTCAACCGCCCCATGCTCGAGGTGAACCGGCAGCAGGCCTACTTGCCCAAAGCCTGCACGCCCCTGCGCAACACCGTGGGTACGGCTCCCGGCATGTGGTTCGACGACGGCGGTGTGGTGTTCGTATCGATGCCGGGCGTGCCGTTTGAGATGAAGCACCTGATGACCACGCACGTGCTGCCCAAGTTGCAGGAGTACTTTCGGGTGCCGCCCATCGAGCATGCCGTGCTGCAAACCATTGGCCAGGGCGAATCCTTTCTGGCCGAGCAAATTGCCGAGTGGGAAGCCCAGCTGCCGGCCAACATGAAGCTCGCCTACCTGCCCTACCTAGGCGGCGTGCGCCTGCGCCTCACCGCTACCGACGACGGCCAACCCAACCTGCGCGAGCGGCTCGAGGCACAACTTCCGCCGCTGCGGGCTCTCATCGGCCCCTACCTGTTTGCCGAAGGCGAAGTGCCATTGGAAGCTGCCCTAGGTACCCTGCTGAAAGAGCGCGGCCTGACCATTGGCACAGCCGAAAGCTGCACTGGCGGAGCCATTGCGCACAAGCTCACCGGTGTAGCGGGCAGCTCGGAGTACTTCATGGGCAGTGTGGTTGCTTACGCCAACACCGTAAAAGTGAGGCAACTAGGCGTGGAGCCCGCTACGCTGGAAGCCCACGGCGCCGTGAGCGAGGAAACCGTGCGGCAAATGGCCGAAGGTGCCCGCCGCCACCTAGGCGTTGATGTAGCCGTGGCGACCAGCGGCATTGCCGGCCCGGGCGGCGGCTCCGAAGAGAAACCCGTGGGCACCTTTTGGTTGGCCTACGCCGATGCCCACCAAACCGTGGCCCGCAAAATCACGTTCAACCGCGGCCGGCAGCTCAACATTGAGTTTATCACGACGGCCGCGCTCAACTTGGTGCGTCAGCATCTGCCCGCAGTTGGCTAA
- a CDS encoding dihydrolipoamide acetyltransferase family protein — protein sequence MARVEMVMPKMGESIMEGTVLKWLKQVGDTIEQDESVLEVATDKVDTEVPAIHAGVLQQILVEEGQVVAVGAPIAIIETDAAAASNGQAPATEAAPVAVGAEAAQVAEQVPFVPNAAAASAAATGGSQLGEAQPGRFYSPLVLNIAREEGISMADLERLPGTGQGGRVTKKDILDFVANRGQQPAQAAAPVAQAAAPAPQAASAVSAPAPAAQPAAAPASKPAPSVSGNQEIIEMDRMRKMIAQRMVDSKRISPHVTSFVEADVTNIVQWREKHKDAYKKREGENLTYTPILVQAIVKAIQDFPNINVSVDGDYIIKKRDINIGLAVALPSGNLIVPVIHNADQLNLNGLSKRVNDLANRARQNKLKPEDLANGTYTVSNVGSFGNVMGTPIIMQPQVAIMALGAIKKKPAVIETPQGDLIGIRHFMFLSHSYDHRVVDGSLGGMFVRRVADYLEQFDPNTAI from the coding sequence ATGGCACGAGTGGAAATGGTGATGCCCAAGATGGGCGAAAGTATCATGGAAGGCACCGTCCTCAAATGGCTCAAGCAGGTGGGCGACACCATTGAGCAGGATGAATCGGTGCTGGAAGTGGCCACCGATAAAGTGGACACCGAGGTGCCCGCCATCCACGCAGGCGTTTTGCAGCAGATTTTGGTGGAAGAAGGCCAGGTTGTTGCCGTGGGCGCGCCCATCGCCATCATCGAAACCGATGCCGCTGCTGCCTCCAACGGCCAAGCTCCGGCAACCGAAGCTGCTCCGGTAGCCGTTGGGGCCGAAGCCGCCCAAGTTGCCGAGCAGGTGCCGTTTGTACCGAATGCTGCCGCTGCCTCGGCTGCTGCCACGGGTGGTTCGCAGCTTGGCGAAGCTCAACCCGGCCGTTTCTACTCGCCGCTGGTGCTGAACATTGCCCGCGAAGAGGGTATTTCGATGGCTGATCTGGAGCGCCTGCCCGGCACCGGCCAAGGCGGCCGCGTTACGAAGAAAGATATCCTCGACTTCGTTGCTAACCGTGGTCAGCAACCGGCCCAAGCTGCCGCTCCGGTAGCTCAGGCCGCCGCTCCGGCCCCACAAGCCGCTTCTGCCGTTTCGGCCCCGGCTCCTGCCGCTCAGCCTGCTGCGGCTCCGGCCAGCAAGCCAGCTCCGTCGGTAAGCGGCAACCAGGAAATCATCGAGATGGACCGCATGCGCAAGATGATTGCCCAGCGCATGGTCGACTCGAAGCGCATTTCGCCCCACGTTACCTCCTTCGTAGAAGCCGACGTGACGAACATTGTGCAATGGCGCGAGAAGCACAAAGACGCTTACAAAAAGCGCGAAGGCGAAAACCTGACCTACACTCCCATTCTGGTGCAGGCCATCGTGAAAGCCATTCAGGACTTCCCGAACATCAATGTTTCGGTTGATGGCGACTACATCATCAAGAAGCGCGACATTAACATTGGTTTGGCCGTGGCGCTGCCCTCGGGCAACCTGATCGTGCCGGTTATTCACAACGCCGACCAGTTGAACCTGAACGGCCTGAGCAAGCGCGTAAACGACCTTGCCAACCGCGCCCGCCAGAACAAGCTTAAGCCCGAAGACCTGGCCAACGGCACCTACACGGTTTCGAACGTTGGCTCGTTTGGCAACGTGATGGGTACGCCCATCATCATGCAGCCGCAGGTGGCCATCATGGCCCTAGGTGCCATCAAGAAAAAGCCGGCCGTCATCGAAACGCCGCAGGGTGATTTGATCGGGATCCGCCACTTCATGTTCCTGTCGCACTCCTACGACCACCGCGTTGTTGATGGTTCGCTGGGTGGCATGTTCGTGCGCCGCGTGGCCGACTACCTTGAGCAGTTCGACCCCAACACGGCCATCTAA
- a CDS encoding valine--tRNA ligase: MSIPKTYQPAEVEEKWYQRWQEQGFFNSKPNPRKPAYSVVIPPPNVTGVLHMGHMLNNTIQDVLVRRARMQGKEACWVPGTDHASIATEAKVVQMLKERGIEKKDLSREEFLKYAWEWKEKYGGIILEQLKKLGASCDWSRTRFTMEPDLTEAVLRVFVDLYRKGLIYRGIRMVNWDPQGRTALSDEEVIPKDTVAKMYHLRYEIVEPRTQNPVLRSENLEAEGENQNDSEFSVLNSKFLTVATSRPETIMADVAVAVNPNDERYRHLHGAKVRIPLLGREIPIILDEYVAIDFGTGALKVTPAHDLNDYELGLKHNLPVIDILSDDGTLNEKAVLYVGQDRFAARRNIVKDLGEAGLLDKVEEYQSVLQTSERTGAVIEPRLSLQWFLKMADMAGPALEVVEDDRVKLHPPKFKNMYRVWMENVRDWCISRQLWWGQRIPAYYLPDGTFVVALNEEEALQLAREQSGNNDLQVSDLRQDEDVLDTWFSSWLWPISVFDGFKDPDNPEVNYYYPTDDLVTAPEILFFWVARMIMAGLEYRKDVPFRNVYLTGIVRDAQGRKMSKSLGNSPDPLDLIAQYGADGVRTGMLFSSPAGNDLLFDIKLVEQGRNFTNKLWNAFRLTQGWEVNDELAFVNERATEWFQAKLQSTLAELDEHFAKFRMSDALMTIYKLVWDDFCSVYLEMIKPAYQAPIDAETLRRTTGFFEQLLKLLHPFMPFITEEIWHHLAERGAKDYLCVAAWPKQQPVEGGAELLARMDRALDVVAGVRNIRNQKGLGPNKPLTLAAKTDDTGLLQDYDGIIRKLAALAEINVVDAAPAAAVGFVSGGAEFFVPMEGQIDLEAERERLTKELEYAQGFRESVLKKLANEKFVNNAKPDLVERERQKLADAEAKIAALEQSMAAL, translated from the coding sequence ATGTCCATCCCAAAAACCTACCAGCCAGCCGAGGTAGAAGAAAAATGGTATCAACGCTGGCAGGAGCAAGGCTTTTTTAACTCGAAGCCCAACCCGCGCAAACCCGCTTACTCGGTGGTTATTCCGCCCCCGAACGTAACCGGCGTGCTGCACATGGGCCACATGCTCAACAACACCATTCAGGATGTGCTGGTGCGCCGCGCCCGTATGCAAGGCAAGGAAGCCTGCTGGGTGCCCGGCACCGACCACGCCTCCATTGCCACCGAGGCCAAAGTGGTGCAGATGCTGAAGGAGCGGGGCATCGAGAAAAAAGACCTCTCGCGGGAGGAGTTCTTGAAGTATGCGTGGGAGTGGAAGGAGAAGTACGGTGGCATCATTCTGGAGCAGCTGAAAAAGCTCGGCGCCTCCTGCGACTGGTCGCGTACGCGCTTTACCATGGAGCCCGACCTTACCGAGGCCGTACTGCGCGTATTCGTTGATTTGTACCGCAAAGGCCTCATTTACCGCGGCATCCGCATGGTAAATTGGGACCCGCAGGGCCGCACAGCCTTGTCCGATGAGGAAGTAATTCCGAAGGATACCGTGGCGAAGATGTATCATCTGCGCTACGAGATTGTAGAGCCTAGAACTCAGAACCCAGTACTTAGAAGTGAGAACTTAGAAGCCGAAGGTGAAAATCAGAACGATTCTGAGTTCTCAGTTCTAAATTCTAAGTTCTTAACAGTTGCCACCTCGCGCCCCGAAACCATCATGGCCGATGTGGCCGTGGCCGTAAATCCGAATGATGAGCGCTACCGGCATCTGCACGGAGCCAAGGTGCGCATCCCGCTCCTAGGTCGCGAAATTCCGATCATCCTTGATGAGTACGTAGCCATTGATTTCGGCACGGGCGCGCTGAAAGTAACGCCTGCGCACGACCTCAACGACTACGAGCTTGGCCTGAAGCACAACCTGCCGGTTATCGATATTCTCAGCGACGATGGCACGCTGAACGAGAAGGCCGTGCTGTACGTGGGCCAGGACCGCTTTGCTGCGCGCCGCAACATCGTAAAGGACCTAGGCGAAGCTGGCTTGCTCGATAAGGTAGAGGAGTACCAGAGCGTGCTGCAAACTTCGGAGCGCACCGGGGCGGTTATCGAGCCGCGTCTGTCGCTGCAGTGGTTCCTGAAGATGGCCGACATGGCCGGCCCGGCGCTGGAAGTGGTAGAAGACGACCGCGTGAAGCTGCACCCGCCCAAGTTCAAGAACATGTACCGGGTGTGGATGGAGAACGTGCGCGACTGGTGCATCTCGCGTCAGTTGTGGTGGGGCCAGCGTATTCCGGCCTACTACCTGCCCGATGGTACTTTCGTAGTAGCGCTGAACGAGGAAGAAGCACTTCAATTGGCGCGTGAGCAAAGCGGCAACAACGATTTGCAGGTTAGCGACTTGCGTCAGGATGAAGACGTGCTCGATACCTGGTTCTCGTCGTGGCTGTGGCCGATTTCGGTGTTCGATGGATTCAAAGATCCGGACAACCCCGAAGTCAACTACTACTACCCAACCGACGACCTCGTAACGGCTCCCGAAATCCTGTTCTTCTGGGTAGCCCGCATGATCATGGCCGGCCTGGAGTACCGCAAGGATGTACCGTTCCGCAACGTGTACCTCACCGGCATTGTGCGCGATGCCCAGGGCCGCAAGATGAGCAAGAGCCTCGGCAACTCGCCCGACCCGCTCGACCTCATTGCCCAGTACGGCGCCGACGGTGTGCGCACCGGTATGCTGTTTTCGTCGCCGGCCGGCAACGACTTGCTGTTCGACATCAAGCTGGTAGAGCAAGGCCGCAACTTTACTAACAAGCTCTGGAATGCCTTCCGCCTTACCCAAGGCTGGGAAGTAAACGACGAGCTGGCGTTTGTAAATGAACGTGCTACCGAGTGGTTCCAGGCCAAGCTGCAGAGCACCCTGGCCGAGCTGGACGAGCACTTTGCGAAGTTCCGCATGTCCGACGCGCTGATGACCATTTACAAGCTCGTGTGGGACGACTTCTGCTCGGTGTACCTCGAGATGATTAAGCCGGCTTACCAAGCGCCCATCGATGCCGAAACGCTGCGCCGCACCACCGGCTTCTTTGAGCAACTGCTGAAGCTGCTGCATCCGTTCATGCCGTTCATCACGGAGGAAATCTGGCATCACCTGGCCGAGCGCGGGGCCAAAGACTACCTGTGCGTTGCTGCCTGGCCCAAGCAACAGCCCGTGGAGGGCGGCGCCGAACTGCTGGCCCGCATGGATCGAGCACTCGACGTAGTGGCTGGCGTGCGCAACATCCGCAATCAAAAGGGCCTAGGTCCGAACAAGCCCCTCACGCTGGCTGCCAAAACCGATGACACCGGCCTGTTGCAAGATTACGATGGCATCATTCGTAAGCTGGCAGCCCTTGCCGAGATAAACGTGGTAGACGCCGCCCCGGCAGCTGCCGTAGGATTCGTGTCGGGCGGCGCCGAGTTCTTCGTGCCGATGGAAGGGCAGATTGACCTAGAAGCCGAGCGCGAACGGCTGACGAAAGAGCTGGAGTATGCCCAAGGCTTCCGCGAATCGGTGCTGAAGAAGCTGGCCAACGAGAAGTTTGTGAATAACGCCAAGCCCGATTTGGTTGAGCGTGAGCGGCAGAAGCTGGCTGATGCCGAAGCCAAAATTGCAGCCCTCGAGCAAAGCATGGCGGCGCTATAA
- a CDS encoding carbon-nitrogen hydrolase family protein, producing the protein MNSLFSRWKKPTAPVPAPPPSLATAPAAPTQGSLRVGMAQLLVEGGEPQRNLERAAQMIAQAAQQGCALVLLPETLDFAWTHPSALTEAQPIPGLFSDRLCQEAKAHSIYVCAGLTERTADGRIYNAAILIGPEGGILLKYHKINLLGVEQPFYQVGQTLNVVDTPLGKIGVNICADNYLDGLSIGHTLARMGAEIILSPSSWTVDYSITEEHDPYQEKWVKPYKILATLYNVVVVGTTSVGYIVGGPYEGKKSVGCSLAVAADGIKAQGTFNEFAGELIVADLPRPHRPERGTAISDKLRQSGYRFDQPL; encoded by the coding sequence ATGAATTCGCTTTTTAGTCGGTGGAAAAAGCCGACCGCCCCCGTACCTGCCCCACCCCCTTCGCTTGCTACCGCACCGGCAGCACCCACGCAGGGGAGCCTGCGCGTGGGCATGGCCCAGTTGCTGGTTGAAGGCGGCGAACCCCAACGCAACCTCGAGCGCGCCGCCCAAATGATTGCGCAGGCTGCCCAGCAAGGTTGCGCGTTGGTGTTGCTGCCCGAAACCCTCGACTTTGCCTGGACGCACCCCAGCGCCCTCACCGAGGCTCAGCCCATCCCGGGTTTGTTCTCCGACAGGCTTTGCCAGGAGGCCAAGGCGCATAGCATTTATGTATGTGCGGGACTAACCGAGCGCACCGCTGATGGCCGTATTTACAATGCCGCGATTCTGATCGGCCCGGAGGGTGGTATTCTGCTCAAGTACCACAAAATCAACCTACTTGGCGTAGAGCAACCGTTCTACCAAGTAGGCCAAACCCTGAATGTGGTTGATACGCCCCTAGGTAAGATTGGTGTAAACATCTGCGCCGACAATTACCTCGACGGTTTGTCCATCGGGCATACCTTGGCTCGCATGGGGGCCGAAATCATCCTGTCGCCGTCGTCCTGGACGGTAGACTACTCCATCACCGAGGAGCACGACCCGTACCAAGAAAAGTGGGTGAAGCCCTACAAAATTCTGGCTACGCTTTATAACGTGGTTGTCGTGGGTACTACGTCGGTGGGCTACATCGTGGGCGGGCCTTACGAAGGAAAGAAAAGCGTAGGCTGCTCGCTGGCCGTAGCGGCCGATGGCATTAAAGCGCAGGGCACATTTAACGAGTTTGCCGGTGAGCTGATTGTGGCCGATTTGCCGCGCCCCCACCGCCCGGAGCGCGGCACCGCCATCAGCGACAAGCTGCGGCAATCGGGCTACCGCTTCGACCAACCGTTGTAA